One genomic window of Quercus robur chromosome 6, dhQueRobu3.1, whole genome shotgun sequence includes the following:
- the LOC126689743 gene encoding probable pectinesterase/pectinesterase inhibitor 21 gives MTFGGYKDSPNPGHQKKKKIAIIGVSSVLLVAMVAAVAVGVTRNHGSSKTDDNANNGGDVSTSNKAIQTLCQPTDYRETCEKTLTSAAGNTSDYKALIKAGFQVAVEELNKAIANSTTLRELAKDSRTNQALENCKELIEYAIDDLQESFDKIGAFEYSKLDEYLADLKVWLSGAITYEQTCLDGFENTTGDAGTKMKQVLKTAQEITKNGLAMVTETTQLLTNLNIESVSRRLLSNDDQRRLQEPADHWFSEGQRRLLAATVDSIKADVVVAKDGSGKYKTINEALKDIPLKSNKTFVIHIKAGVYAEHVMIEKSMTHVTFIGDGPTKTKITGSKNFVDGTPTFKTATVAVVGNYFFAKDIGFENTAGAEKHQAVALRVSSDMSVFFNCRMDGHQDTLYAHAHRQFYRDCTISGTIDFVFGNSATVFQNCTMFVRKPMDNQQCIVTAQGRTDRREPSALILQGCTIAAEPTYLAVKDINRAYLGRPWKEFSRTIIMQSTIGAFIQPEGWLPWMGSFGLNTCFYAEIGNKGPGSDQANRVAWRGVKKITLDHAAKFTPGRFIGGDKWIKPTGVPYTSTLL, from the exons ATGACTTTTGGTGGATACAAGGATTCTCCCAACCCTGGACaccagaaaaagaagaagattgctATCATTGGTGTCTCTTCTGTCCTTCTTGTGGCTATGGTGGCTGCTGTAGCTGTTGGTGTTACCCGTAACCATGGCTCATCCAAAACCGATGACAATGCTAACAATGGTGGAGATGTTTCAACTTCAAATAAGGCAATCCAAACCCTTTGCCAGCCCACTGATTACAGAGAAACCTGTGAGAAGACATTGACCTCTGCAGCTGGAAACACCAGCGACTATAAAGCACTTATCAAGGCGGGTTTCCAAGTCGCGGTTGAGGAACTCAACAAGGCAATAGCAAACTCAACCACATTGAGAGAGCTTGCTAAGGATTCCAGAACCAACCAAGCCCTTGAGAACTGCAAGGAGCTCATTGAATATGCCATAGATGATCTTCAAGAATCTTTCGACAAGATTGGAGCTTTTGAATATAGTAAGTTGGATGAGTACCTTGCAGACCTCAAGGTTTGGCTCAGTGGTGCAATCACTTATGAACAAACTTGCTTGGACGGGTTTGAGAACACAACCGGTGATGCTGGTACAAAAATGAAACAGGTTTTGAAAACAGCACAAGAAATCACTAAGAATGGCCTTGCCATGGTGACTGAAACCACTCAGCTCTTGACCAATTTGAACATAGAAAGCGTGAGCAGGAGGCTTCTTTCTAATGATGACCAGCGCAGACTCCAAGAGCCGGCAGACCATTGGTTCTCTGAAGGGCAGCGCAGACTCCTTGCCGCCACAGTAGATAGCATCAAGGCTGATGTTGTTGTAGCCAAGGATGGAAGTGGCAAGTATAAGACTATAAACGAAGCATTGAAGGATATTCCATTGAAGAGCAACAAGACCTTTGTGATTCACATCAAGGCTGGTGTCTATGCAGAGCATGTGATGATTGAGAAGAGTATGACCCATGTCACGTTTATTGGTGATGGCCCTACAAAGACCAAGATCACTGGAAGCAAGAACTTTGTTGATGGAACCCCCACATTCAAGACTGCTACAGTTG CTGTGGTTGGAAACTACTTCTTTGCCAAGGACATTGGATTCGAGAACACAGCAGGAGCCGAAAAGCACCAAGCTGTGGCACTCCGTGTGAGTTCCGACATGTCTGTCTTCTTCAACTGCCGAATGGATGGGCACCAAGACACCCTCTACGCCCATGCCCACCGCCAATTCTACCGTGATTGCACCATTAGCGGCACCATTGACTTCGTCTTTGGCAACTCAGCTACTGTGTTTCAAAACTGCACCATGTTTGTGAGGAAGCCAATGGATAACCAACAATGCATTGTCACAGCACAAGGCAGGACAGATAGGCGTGAGCCCTCAGCACTTATCCTCCAAGGTTGCACCATTGCAGCTGAACCAACTTACTTAGCTGTGAAAGATATCAACAGGGCTTACCTTGGTAGACCATGGAAGGAATTCTCAAGGACCATCATCATGCAATCAACAATCGGTGCGTTTATTCAGCCTGAAGGGTGGTTGCCATGGATGGGTAGTTTTGGTCTCAACACTTGCTTCTATGCTGAGATTGGTAACAAGGGTCCTGGTTCTGATCAAGCCAATAGAGTTGCATGGCGTGGTGTTAAGAAAATTACTCTGGACCATGCAGCGAAATTCACACCGGGACGATTCATTGGAGGTGATAAGTGGATTAAGCCCACTGGGGTTCCCTACACTTCTACCTTGCTGTAA